From Carettochelys insculpta isolate YL-2023 chromosome 8, ASM3395843v1, whole genome shotgun sequence, a single genomic window includes:
- the LOC142016782 gene encoding myosin-M heavy chain-like, which produces MEETVGSDFTLPNSGPSCRRSSSDIAQETAGCAKAQRECRLRPHFSDPMPTDAVKRKQLELKIAAAARQHAQKRRQERGHGPVVAKANASYGFSFDENSRAPCSSLQSKHRWSNVSSLSADSGIVGLTDQRDDAEAGDVTRTRLAEVERADSGIGHALARKWKNRASETLTSLQAWEAHRPCTDCGERDFPVEADAQNQNKRRANLCAKCQKRRMERKESILEFVNTEASYGEDLRIIKEEFYLPMQSAGLLTQEQLLVVFSNVQELIDLNENFLEYLQEEIDQAFDQGDEDLMTVCIGEIFLEFVNMLPAFQTYCLQQSSSVNTLNALEKEKELLRIFLNVSQNDNTVLRRMNLRSFLMAPLQRVTKYPLLLSRIIKATTEYHPDHGSLREAKSRIESHLEHINMKTKQEGNSWTLRSFRQDSKKKREVINIEMRETAIKTVGWLREETRFVMEGPLQLAQPPDGQWVKKGSKTLKFQNMHVLLMVNIKRVSESSLEATEQGPVKDAVLVLIRDKNNGKFSLLREPLRLSNCVISTDPDCGDTFELMEIRREAFVFRDGDQARTHHWFRQIRRFSRELGSWKKRRNALPNIMISTSHNRS; this is translated from the exons ATGGAAGAGACAGTGGGCTCAGACTTCACTCTGCCA AATTCCGGCCCGAGCTGCCGCAGGTCCAGCTCCGACATCGCCCAGGAGACGGCGGGCTGTGCCAAGGCCCAGCGGGAGTGCCGCCTGCGCCCTCATTTCAGCGACCCGATGCCAACAGACGCTGTGAAGAGAAAACAGCTGGAGCTGAAGATAGCTGCAGCAGCCCGGCAACACGCACAGAAGCGACGGCAGGAGAGAGGGCACG GTCCGGTGGTGGCTAAAGCCAACGCCTCTTATGGCTTCAGCTTTGATGAGAACAGCCGTGCCCCATGCAGCTCCCTGCAATCTAAGCACCGCTGGAGCAACGTCAGCAGCCTGAGCGCAGACAGTGGCATTGTCGGCCTAACCGATCAGAGGGATGATGCCGAGGCCGGTGACGTGACCAGAACCAGGCTGGCAGAAGTGGAGAGGGCAGACAGCGGCATCGGACATGCACTGGCCAGGAAGTGGAAAAACAGGGCCTCTGAAACGCTGACCTCCTTGCAGGCCTGGGAGGCCCACCGTCCCTGCACGGACTGTGGTGAGAGAGACTTCCCAGTGGAGGCAGACGCACAGAACCAGAACAAGAGACGAGCCAATCTGTGCGCGAAATGCCAGAAGCGCCGGATGGAGCGAAAGGAGTCGATTCTGGAGTTCGTCAACACAGAAGCCAGTTACGGCGAGGACCTGCGGATTATCAAGGAGGAGTTCTACCTCCCGATGCAGTCGGCTGGTCTGCTGactcaggagcagctgctggtggtgttCAGTAACGTCCAGGAGCTGATTGACCTCAATGAAAATTTTCTAGAGTATCTCCAGGAGGAAATTGACCAGGCCTTTGATCAG GGCGATGAGGACCTGATGACCGTGTGCATTGGCGAGATCTTTCTGGAGTTTGTCAATATGCTGCCGGCCTTTCAGACATACTGTCTTCAGCAGTCCTCTTCAGTGAACACGCTCAACGCCCTAGAGAAGGAGAAAGAGCTACTCAG aaTATTCCTCAACGTTTCCCAAAACGACAACACGGTGCTTCGGCGCATGAATCTGAGATCCTTCCTGATGGCTCCCTTGCAGAGAGTCACCAAATACCCACTTCTCCTCAGCAGGATCATCAAAGCCACCACCGAGTACCACCCAGATCATGGCAGCCTGCGGGAAGCCAAGAGCCGCATCGAGTCCCACCTGGAGCACATCAACATGAAAACCAAGCAGGAGGGGAACTCCTGGACCCTGCGCTCCTTCCGACAAGACAGCAAGAAGAAGAGGGAAGTCATCAACATTGAGATGAGGGAAACTGCCATCAAAACCGTGGGCTGGCTGCGGGAGGAGACACGCTTTGTGATGGAAGGGCCCCTGCAGCTCGCTCAGCCACCTGATGGCCAGTGGGTGAAGAAGGGCAGCAAGACCTTGAAATTTCAGAACATGCATGTGCTGCTCATGGTCAACATAAAACGGGTGTCTGAGTCGAGCCTCGAGGCCACTGAGCAGGGACCCGTGAAAGATGCCGTCCTGGTGCTGATCCGAGACAAAAACAATGGGAAATTCAGTTTGCTCAGGGAGCCCCTGAGACTGAGTAATTGTGTCATCTCCACAGATCCAGACTGCGGCGATACATTtgaactcatggagatcaggcgGGAGGCGTTCGTGTTCCGGGACGGTGACCAGGCACGGACTCATCACTGGTTCAGGCAGATCAGGAGGTTCTCGAGGGAGTTGGGCTCTTGGAAGAAGAGGCGAAACGCTCTGCCCAACATCATGATAAGCACATCACATAATAGGTCTTGA